A region of Effusibacillus pohliae DSM 22757 DNA encodes the following proteins:
- a CDS encoding glycosyltransferase family 4 protein: MKRVSIFTHSFLDGYNCRFTRIFGGGLERYIYDLCGVIQEMGYKPEVHQLSYYQPFATRFEQIEVFGYPYDFDQIAEAFEKMVSHARGALIYASCIWHPIRYRIGSLGICHGINWDRPDLPQSDKTHVAKSIQLALDQLHRIVSVDSQFLTYCRSVCTYEDPEQVVLVPNSVDTRHFLPKEKKPDSSDIRILFPRRISYERGIIPMMLAADRLLRQYPNLVVEFAGELVKDSPIGDTFLLWMREHPHKNRIIHRTYAFDRMADAYQEADIAVIPSIFSEGTSYSCLEAISCGIPVVASNVGGLNDIIIDGFNGLLTAPTEERLSEAMIRLIEDPALRKTLGANARATALAFDKSIWKQRWKNILADYLEGGAT, encoded by the coding sequence ATGAAACGGGTCAGTATCTTCACACACAGTTTTCTCGACGGATACAACTGCCGTTTTACGCGTATTTTTGGCGGCGGACTGGAACGCTATATCTACGATCTCTGCGGCGTCATCCAGGAAATGGGATACAAGCCGGAAGTTCACCAGCTTTCGTACTATCAGCCGTTTGCCACCCGCTTCGAACAGATCGAGGTGTTCGGATACCCCTACGATTTTGACCAGATTGCGGAAGCGTTTGAAAAAATGGTATCCCATGCCCGCGGAGCATTGATTTACGCAAGCTGCATCTGGCATCCCATCCGGTACCGCATAGGCAGTCTGGGCATCTGCCACGGCATCAACTGGGATCGGCCCGATTTGCCCCAGTCGGACAAAACGCATGTGGCGAAATCGATCCAGTTGGCGCTCGACCAGTTGCATCGCATTGTTTCGGTCGATTCCCAATTTCTCACATACTGCCGTTCCGTGTGTACGTACGAGGATCCCGAGCAGGTGGTGCTAGTGCCCAACTCGGTTGACACCCGTCACTTCCTGCCGAAGGAAAAAAAACCTGACTCGTCGGACATCCGGATCCTGTTCCCGCGCCGGATCAGTTATGAGCGGGGCATCATTCCGATGATGTTGGCAGCCGACCGGTTATTGCGCCAGTATCCTAACCTGGTCGTCGAATTCGCCGGTGAATTGGTCAAAGACAGCCCGATCGGTGACACGTTTTTGCTCTGGATGCGGGAACATCCGCACAAAAACCGGATCATCCACCGGACCTACGCGTTCGACCGGATGGCCGACGCCTATCAGGAAGCGGATATCGCAGTCATTCCCAGCATTTTTTCGGAAGGTACATCATACTCTTGTCTGGAGGCGATCAGTTGCGGGATACCGGTGGTGGCCAGCAATGTGGGAGGGCTGAATGACATCATTATCGACGGATTTAACGGGCTCCTGACAGCTCCGACGGAGGAACGGCTGAGCGAAGCGATGATCCGGCTGATCGAAGATCCGGCGCTGCGCAAGACGCTTGGAGCGAATGCCCGGGCCACCGCGTTGGCATTTGACAAATCAATCTGGAAACAGCGTTGGAAAAACATATTGGCAGACTACCTGGAAGGTGGGGCAACATGA
- a CDS encoding glycosyltransferase codes for MIRKSQDNRLTAMLQVRNEADRYLPMVLDQLSQFVDDIVIVDDASTDGTVRLCKSYQKVTRLIELTESHFDREWELRSLLWQVAVSTSPDWLLAVDADEVYEDRVKEQIAGLINQDQFDWVGFRFYDFWGGLTHYRDDALWNIHRRHTMTLVRYLPGYHYFYPKLMHHCPRLPLSYCVLPGHRSDLRVKHLGWAGSEEERYQKYLRYLSIDPDGIWGSLAHYQSILDPNPNLVEWKEEE; via the coding sequence ATGATCCGGAAATCGCAAGACAACCGGTTGACGGCGATGCTGCAGGTTCGGAATGAAGCGGATCGCTACTTGCCGATGGTGCTCGATCAGCTTTCACAATTTGTCGATGACATCGTGATTGTGGATGACGCCAGCACCGACGGCACCGTCCGTCTCTGCAAATCGTACCAAAAGGTCACCCGTCTGATCGAATTGACAGAGTCCCATTTTGACCGCGAATGGGAGCTGCGGTCCCTCCTGTGGCAGGTTGCCGTATCGACAAGTCCCGATTGGCTGCTGGCGGTGGATGCGGACGAGGTCTATGAAGACAGGGTGAAAGAACAGATTGCTGGTCTCATCAATCAGGATCAATTCGACTGGGTCGGATTCCGTTTTTATGACTTCTGGGGAGGTTTGACCCATTACCGGGACGATGCGTTGTGGAATATCCACCGCCGGCACACGATGACCCTGGTCCGGTATCTGCCGGGATACCATTATTTCTATCCCAAACTGATGCACCATTGCCCGCGGCTTCCCCTGTCCTATTGCGTTCTGCCGGGACATCGTTCCGATCTTCGCGTGAAACATCTGGGCTGGGCAGGGAGCGAAGAGGAGCGGTACCAAAAGTACCTCCGTTATCTGTCGATCGACCCGGATGGCATCTGGGGTAGCCTTGCTCACTACCAGTCGATTCTAGATCCCAATCCCAATCTGGTGGAATGGAAAGAAGAGGAATGA